The Selenomonas sp. AB3002 genome contains a region encoding:
- a CDS encoding N-6 DNA methylase, giving the protein MTLDDIISGSKYDMERFSDSQKAALLARTTTQTVKGKEALYVTCPVRQKDIKLTPEEIVRQLYLDELQETYAYPLSRIQVEYVVNIGRDKKRADIAIMDKDRPNTPYIIIECKEPTLKDGKEQLKSYCNATGAPIGVWTNGNKISYYNRKDPNYFEDIPNLPSAAETLADILHERWTIATLIAKDKLVTERKSLKDLILEMEDEVLANAGVDVFEEVFKLIFTKLYDELQSGRDEERNLQFRNYGYTETELKEKIQTLFDAAKDTWEGVFPSEEKIALNGSHLSVCVASLQDVKLFNSNLDVVDDAFEYLMSKSQKGEKGQYFTPRYVIDMCVRMLNPTAQEYMIDTAAGSCGFPIHTIFYVWRKILEEKGMEQSHLFTSEKKPLECTDYVNKHVFAIDFDKNCVRVSRMLNLIAGDGKTNVIKLNSIDFDRWLEEVKNEDWIDIYNEGWKKLRKLRRDKDSDQFYQFDVLMANPPFAGDIKESRIVAKYELGKNAKGKQQSKVGRDILFIERNLNMLKPGGRMAIVLPQGRFNNSSDKHIRDFIAKECRILAVVGLHGNVFKPHTGTKTSVLFVQKWDDELCPKKDDYPIFFATMQEPSKDNSGDKIYEARDGKPVLDSHGHLIVKHDLYNHDGLTQDGIAEAFVEFAKKEKLSFFA; this is encoded by the coding sequence GTGACATTAGATGATATTATCAGTGGTTCTAAATACGACATGGAGCGTTTTTCCGATAGTCAAAAGGCGGCACTTCTTGCCCGCACGACAACCCAGACGGTCAAGGGCAAGGAGGCACTCTATGTAACCTGCCCTGTTCGTCAGAAGGATATCAAGCTCACGCCAGAGGAAATTGTACGTCAGCTTTATCTGGACGAGCTTCAGGAGACCTATGCGTATCCCCTTTCACGTATACAAGTAGAATATGTGGTCAATATCGGCAGGGATAAGAAACGTGCGGATATTGCAATCATGGATAAAGACCGCCCCAATACGCCATATATCATTATCGAGTGCAAGGAACCGACACTAAAGGACGGTAAGGAGCAGCTCAAATCTTATTGCAATGCTACAGGTGCGCCAATTGGTGTATGGACGAATGGCAATAAGATATCCTACTATAACCGCAAGGACCCTAACTATTTTGAGGATATACCTAATCTCCCAAGTGCAGCCGAAACCTTAGCTGATATCCTGCATGAACGTTGGACGATTGCTACCCTTATTGCCAAGGATAAACTTGTAACGGAGCGCAAATCTCTCAAAGATCTGATTCTCGAAATGGAGGATGAAGTTCTCGCCAATGCAGGCGTGGATGTTTTCGAGGAAGTGTTCAAGCTGATTTTCACGAAGCTCTACGATGAACTGCAGAGTGGCCGTGATGAGGAGCGTAACCTTCAATTCCGCAACTATGGCTATACCGAGACAGAACTCAAGGAGAAGATTCAAACGCTTTTTGATGCCGCTAAGGACACATGGGAAGGTGTTTTTCCAAGTGAAGAAAAAATTGCATTGAATGGTTCTCATCTGTCTGTTTGTGTAGCGAGCCTCCAAGACGTGAAGCTGTTCAACTCTAATTTGGATGTGGTGGACGATGCCTTTGAATATCTTATGAGCAAGAGTCAGAAAGGTGAGAAGGGGCAGTATTTCACGCCGCGTTATGTCATTGATATGTGCGTCCGTATGCTCAATCCTACGGCACAGGAATACATGATTGACACTGCGGCTGGCAGTTGCGGCTTTCCGATTCATACCATTTTCTACGTCTGGAGAAAGATTCTGGAAGAAAAAGGCATGGAGCAGAGCCATTTGTTTACGTCGGAGAAGAAGCCTCTTGAATGTACCGATTATGTCAACAAGCACGTCTTCGCGATTGATTTTGACAAAAATTGCGTTCGTGTCTCTCGCATGTTGAATTTGATTGCAGGAGATGGCAAGACAAACGTTATAAAGCTCAATAGCATAGATTTTGACCGTTGGCTGGAAGAAGTGAAGAATGAAGACTGGATAGATATTTATAACGAAGGTTGGAAGAAGCTGAGGAAACTGCGCCGGGACAAGGATAGCGACCAGTTTTATCAGTTTGATGTTCTTATGGCGAATCCACCTTTTGCAGGGGATATCAAGGAGAGCCGTATTGTTGCTAAGTATGAGCTTGGCAAGAACGCAAAAGGTAAGCAGCAGTCGAAGGTTGGGCGTGATATTCTCTTTATTGAGCGTAATTTGAATATGTTGAAACCTGGCGGACGTATGGCTATCGTTTTGCCACAGGGGAGATTCAACAATAGTAGCGACAAACATATTCGTGATTTCATCGCCAAGGAATGTCGTATCTTAGCTGTGGTTGGACTTCATGGCAATGTGTTCAAACCTCATACGGGAACAAAGACCTCGGTTCTGTTCGTGCAGAAGTGGGATGATGAACTCTGCCCGAAGAAGGATGACTACCCGATTTTCTTCGCTACCATGCAGGAGCCAAGCAAGGATAACTCTGGTGATAAGATTTACGAGGCAAGAGACGGAAAGCCTGTACTTGATTCTCATGGCCATCTGATTGTGAAGCACGACCTTTACAATCATGACGGATTGACACAAGATGGCATTGCTGAAGCATTTGTCGAGTTTGCCAAGAAGGAAAAACTGAGTTTTTTCGCCTGA
- the pyk gene encoding pyruvate kinase codes for MLKKTKIICTQGPSTEKPGIIEQLIENGMNCARFNFSHGDHQEHLGRINMVREAAKKAGKVISLILDTKGPEMRLGEFKDGKVMLEKGNKFTLTFEDIPGDETHVSVNHKGLYTEVKPGDTLLLSDGLVALKVDEIKGKDIVTTIQNSGKMSTKKRVAAPGVSLGLPPISEQDAKDIVFGCQQDMDFVAASFIQRPEDVLAIRKLIEENNGHMQIIPKIENLEGVKNFDKILEVSDGIMVARGDLGVEVPAEDVPLIQKEIIKKCNKAGKPVIVATQMLDSMERNPRPTRAEVSDVGNAILDGTDAIMLSGETASGDYPVEAVSTMNRIATRIESSLEYKDLFMERGFEHLQSRTRAVAHATVQMAYELDAAAIIAPTESGYTAEVISKYRPKAAIVAYTPDERAVRQLNLRWGVYPILGNQWSDVNEMTSGATSAAVKHDYVKRGDCTIITSGIKTSEGNTNSIRIYTI; via the coding sequence ATGTTAAAGAAGACGAAAATCATCTGCACCCAGGGACCTTCTACGGAGAAGCCGGGCATCATCGAGCAGCTCATTGAGAACGGCATGAACTGCGCCCGTTTCAACTTCTCCCATGGCGACCATCAGGAGCATCTGGGCCGCATCAACATGGTGCGTGAAGCTGCCAAAAAGGCCGGCAAGGTGATTTCCCTGATCCTTGACACTAAGGGCCCTGAGATGCGCCTTGGTGAGTTCAAGGACGGCAAGGTTATGCTGGAGAAGGGCAACAAGTTCACTTTGACCTTCGAAGACATCCCTGGCGACGAGACTCATGTTTCCGTAAACCATAAGGGGCTCTACACTGAAGTTAAGCCCGGCGATACCCTGCTCCTTTCCGATGGCCTCGTGGCTTTGAAGGTGGACGAGATCAAGGGCAAGGACATTGTCACCACCATCCAGAACAGCGGCAAGATGAGCACCAAGAAGCGCGTAGCTGCTCCTGGCGTTTCCCTGGGCCTGCCTCCCATCTCCGAGCAGGATGCCAAGGACATCGTCTTCGGCTGCCAGCAGGATATGGACTTCGTGGCTGCTTCCTTCATCCAGCGTCCCGAGGATGTGCTGGCTATCCGCAAGCTCATCGAGGAGAACAATGGCCACATGCAGATCATCCCCAAGATCGAGAACCTTGAGGGCGTGAAGAACTTCGACAAGATTCTTGAGGTTTCCGACGGCATCATGGTTGCCCGTGGCGACCTGGGTGTTGAGGTTCCCGCTGAGGATGTGCCTCTGATCCAGAAAGAGATCATCAAGAAGTGCAACAAGGCTGGCAAGCCCGTTATCGTTGCTACCCAGATGCTTGACTCCATGGAGCGCAACCCCCGTCCGACCCGTGCAGAGGTCTCCGACGTTGGCAACGCTATCCTGGACGGCACCGATGCCATCATGCTCTCCGGCGAGACTGCTTCCGGCGACTATCCGGTAGAGGCTGTTTCCACCATGAACCGCATTGCTACCCGCATTGAGAGCTCCCTTGAGTACAAGGATCTCTTCATGGAGCGCGGCTTCGAGCATCTCCAGAGCCGTACCCGTGCTGTGGCTCACGCTACTGTGCAGATGGCTTACGAGCTGGATGCAGCAGCCATCATCGCTCCGACCGAGAGTGGCTACACTGCTGAGGTCATTTCCAAGTACCGTCCGAAGGCAGCTATCGTGGCCTACACTCCGGACGAGCGTGCTGTCCGCCAGCTGAACCTGCGTTGGGGCGTATATCCCATCCTGGGCAACCAGTGGAGCGATGTGAACGAGATGACCAGCGGCGCCACTTCAGCAGCTGTGAAGCATGACTATGTGAAGCGCGGCGACTGCACCATCATCACCAGCGGCATCAAGACCAGCGAAGGCAACACCAACTCCATCCGTATCTACACCATCTGA
- a CDS encoding DUF4160 domain-containing protein: MKSLPTLFEIYGYRVFFWSNEAGEPIHVHVCQGKPTGNATKIWLPPESNPVVANNNSDIPTKELNRILKMIALNRDSIIAQWYDYFNK, from the coding sequence GTGAAATCATTGCCGACGTTGTTTGAAATATATGGGTATAGAGTATTCTTCTGGTCAAATGAGGCAGGGGAGCCGATTCATGTCCATGTCTGCCAGGGTAAGCCTACGGGCAATGCCACTAAAATATGGCTGCCGCCGGAGAGCAATCCGGTTGTGGCGAATAATAATAGCGATATTCCTACAAAAGAACTGAACCGAATATTGAAGATGATTGCCCTGAACAGGGACAGCATAATTGCCCAGTGGTATGATTACTTCAATAAGTGA
- a CDS encoding transposase — MNIVSQNHIFGEQLSSKISCFLEEFHVGKILKACNAYKVRGFSVSNVFKVAFENAFRNKSFYQQEKMDSSVIPFAKDTFYRFMNSSCVNWRKFTLQLGKSIIQKIVPLTNENRRNVLIIDDSLLSRARSKNVELLAKVFDHVEHKYTRGFRMLTLGWSDGNSFLPLSHCLLSSANRVNRLQESSDKIDSRSNGGKQRKLAQTKATVVMQKLLAEAKSMEIPARYVLFDTWFCSPSSLVQVKELGFDAIAMVKKSENSHFLHDERMKSVMAIFRQSKKRPGCSKYLLSVEAAVVKEGKTLPVKLVFVRNRSNPKDYLILVSTDTCLSEEDIIQTYGKRWNIEVFFKICKSFLKLGKESHALSYDAMTSHVSVVFARYMMLSLEQRRNVDKRSIGELFYLAYDELQDLRYLDALVLLLKELIATVKGKTFFMEKELDMMLDLFLENLPNLWNKCLKRCA; from the coding sequence ATGAACATTGTATCACAGAATCATATCTTTGGTGAACAACTTTCTTCAAAAATATCTTGTTTCCTGGAAGAATTCCATGTTGGCAAGATACTCAAGGCCTGCAATGCCTATAAGGTTCGCGGTTTCTCTGTAAGCAATGTGTTTAAGGTTGCGTTCGAGAATGCCTTTCGCAACAAGTCCTTTTATCAGCAGGAAAAGATGGATTCATCTGTTATTCCCTTTGCTAAAGATACCTTTTACCGTTTCATGAATTCCAGTTGTGTCAACTGGCGCAAATTCACTCTGCAGCTTGGTAAATCCATCATTCAAAAAATTGTACCTCTTACCAATGAAAACCGGCGCAACGTGCTTATCATCGATGACTCCTTGTTAAGCAGGGCACGTTCCAAGAATGTGGAGCTGCTTGCCAAGGTGTTTGACCACGTCGAGCACAAGTATACGCGGGGGTTCCGCATGCTGACTCTCGGCTGGAGTGATGGGAATTCGTTTCTGCCACTCAGCCACTGTCTGCTTTCATCTGCCAATCGTGTCAATCGGCTGCAGGAGTCTTCGGATAAGATCGACTCGCGTAGCAACGGCGGGAAACAGCGCAAGCTGGCACAGACTAAGGCTACCGTTGTTATGCAGAAGCTCTTGGCTGAGGCAAAATCTATGGAGATTCCAGCCCGCTACGTTCTTTTTGACACCTGGTTCTGTTCACCGTCTTCCCTTGTTCAAGTCAAGGAACTCGGCTTCGATGCCATTGCTATGGTAAAAAAGTCTGAAAACAGTCATTTCCTTCATGACGAACGCATGAAGAGTGTAATGGCAATCTTTCGCCAGTCTAAAAAGCGTCCTGGTTGCTCAAAGTATCTGCTTTCAGTAGAGGCGGCGGTGGTAAAGGAAGGAAAAACTCTGCCAGTCAAACTCGTTTTCGTTAGGAACAGAAGCAACCCCAAGGACTATCTAATCTTGGTATCCACAGATACCTGTTTGTCTGAGGAAGACATCATCCAGACTTATGGAAAGCGCTGGAATATCGAGGTTTTCTTCAAGATATGCAAGTCATTCCTGAAACTTGGGAAAGAAAGCCACGCTCTGTCTTATGATGCAATGACATCACATGTATCCGTTGTATTTGCAAGGTATATGATGTTGTCACTAGAGCAGCGCCGGAATGTCGATAAACGGAGCATAGGTGAGCTATTCTATCTCGCTTATGACGAATTGCAGGATCTGCGTTATCTCGATGCCTTGGTGTTGCTCTTGAAAGAACTTATTGCTACGGTAAAGGGAAAGACGTTTTTTATGGAAAAGGAACTGGACATGATGCTCGATTTGTTCTTGGAAAATCTGCCGAATTTATGGAACAAGTGTTTGAAACGCTGTGCATGA
- a CDS encoding AAA family ATPase: MSFSPRLRIHNLGPIEDCDILLNRMMVLDGPQAAGKSTIAKAIFFFRTVKDELYKSFLIGWADPVPEINARWYLLRKLNRILGNYMSIKRGTYLSYEYAPNIKIEVRLVEDTSSLITFSPSIISVLEKYRDFDYRNTNKDDIRRELQELFADNSKIVYLPAGRSFTSLLTHQLNYILAVMDDKQKDTLDYCMRDYTERVLQIKPQLLEQQLYNEVAKIDSKHFGFMRFVREYMGRILKGRYVNINGEEGIELFKSASDRPIPLDFASSGQQEVLWILNLIYYYLREKQPTMFIIEEPEAHLYPDSQKEIAEYIALALRGENECLVTTHSPYILGAMNNLLDIKRLADKGANVTDLLEDNGLIGLQLLNRKEFAAYFVDNGNITDAMDEETGLIRNEMIDGASDRINRLADEIFALECGNDE, translated from the coding sequence ATGTCCTTTAGTCCAAGACTACGTATACATAACTTAGGCCCAATTGAAGATTGTGACATCCTGCTGAATAGAATGATGGTATTAGATGGTCCTCAAGCAGCAGGAAAAAGCACGATAGCCAAGGCGATTTTTTTCTTTCGCACTGTAAAAGACGAGCTTTATAAATCATTTTTGATAGGATGGGCAGACCCTGTTCCAGAAATTAACGCAAGGTGGTATTTATTAAGGAAGTTGAATCGTATCTTGGGTAACTATATGTCCATAAAACGAGGAACGTACTTATCTTATGAATATGCACCAAATATTAAAATCGAGGTTCGATTGGTTGAGGATACAAGCTCGTTGATAACATTTAGCCCTTCGATTATTAGTGTGTTGGAAAAATATCGTGACTTTGATTACAGAAATACGAATAAAGATGATATTCGGCGGGAATTACAAGAACTGTTTGCTGATAATAGCAAGATAGTTTATCTTCCTGCTGGCCGTAGCTTTACATCGTTGTTAACGCATCAATTGAACTATATCTTGGCAGTCATGGATGACAAACAAAAAGATACGCTTGATTATTGCATGAGGGATTATACGGAACGAGTGCTACAAATTAAGCCACAGCTATTAGAGCAACAGCTATACAATGAGGTTGCAAAAATAGATAGCAAACACTTTGGGTTTATGCGATTTGTAAGGGAATACATGGGGCGTATCCTGAAAGGACGTTATGTCAATATTAACGGTGAGGAAGGAATAGAGCTGTTCAAATCCGCTTCCGATAGGCCGATACCGCTTGATTTTGCTTCTTCGGGGCAGCAAGAAGTGTTGTGGATTCTCAATTTGATATATTATTATTTGAGAGAGAAGCAACCAACCATGTTCATAATTGAAGAACCAGAAGCGCATTTATATCCAGATTCGCAAAAGGAAATTGCTGAGTATATCGCTTTGGCATTGCGTGGGGAGAATGAATGCTTAGTTACGACACATAGCCCATATATCCTTGGAGCGATGAATAACTTGTTGGATATTAAGCGCTTGGCAGATAAGGGCGCGAACGTTACGGATCTCTTAGAGGATAACGGACTTATCGGTTTACAGTTGCTCAACCGCAAAGAATTTGCTGCTTATTTCGTCGATAATGGAAATATAACAGATGCCATGGATGAAGAAACGGGCTTGATTCGCAATGAGATGATTGATGGTGCCTCTGACCGAATCAACCGTCTTGCTGATGAAATATTCGCCTTGGAGTGTGGAAACGATGAGTGA
- a CDS encoding AbiH family protein: protein MNLLVVGNGFDLAHGLPTRYSDFLEFLTLCIIEWHDWRKNRVWQGEYNPWENDARILYDLARKVKSNQKVVEIFEANKADIEQAFGKDGKLSNFNDNTWVRYCLYVYAYKQSFTKEFNWIDIETEILRFIRYIESQKYTGTQVSYLSMSLPYYEHLDNYTTIQFDVRSIVKKMSHSNTPEELLKRKIFENLFCELEQFSESLKLYFLFVRKTFCENPKTIFKINTDGCDSVSIDSILSFNYTDTVQRYYASAANVNYINGNLDDEKIILGVENPSLDKINDFCNDSVNLFFKNVQRILYNYGYVYSTWLYENANSPDRTVLFNGDVINGVNVYIIGHSLAISDKYILTDIIMNADRVNIYYYNEQDKQDKITNLYRLLGDEVFSNHVNHSKVKPSISFLNQAELMISY, encoded by the coding sequence TTGAACTTACTCGTAGTAGGAAATGGTTTTGATTTAGCTCACGGATTGCCGACGAGATATAGTGATTTTTTGGAGTTTTTAACACTATGTATTATAGAATGGCATGACTGGAGAAAAAATCGTGTCTGGCAAGGAGAATATAATCCGTGGGAAAATGACGCACGTATCCTGTACGATTTGGCACGAAAGGTAAAATCTAACCAAAAGGTTGTTGAAATCTTTGAAGCGAACAAAGCAGATATTGAGCAGGCATTTGGAAAAGACGGTAAACTATCGAATTTCAATGATAACACGTGGGTGCGATATTGTCTGTATGTCTATGCATATAAGCAGTCTTTTACAAAAGAGTTTAATTGGATTGATATTGAGACTGAAATATTGAGATTTATACGTTATATTGAATCTCAGAAATATACTGGTACTCAAGTTTCATACTTATCCATGAGTCTTCCTTACTACGAGCATCTTGATAACTATACTACAATCCAATTTGATGTTCGCAGCATTGTTAAAAAAATGTCCCATTCTAATACTCCGGAGGAATTATTGAAGCGAAAGATTTTTGAAAATCTGTTTTGTGAGTTGGAACAGTTTTCGGAGTCATTGAAACTTTATTTTTTATTTGTTAGAAAGACCTTTTGTGAAAATCCCAAAACAATTTTCAAAATAAATACAGATGGATGTGACAGTGTAAGTATTGATAGCATTTTAAGTTTTAATTATACGGATACAGTACAAAGATATTATGCGAGTGCTGCTAATGTCAATTATATAAACGGTAATCTCGATGATGAAAAAATCATCCTCGGTGTGGAAAATCCATCTTTGGATAAAATAAATGATTTTTGTAATGATAGTGTAAATTTATTCTTTAAGAATGTTCAACGAATCTTATATAATTATGGATATGTATATAGCACGTGGTTGTATGAAAATGCAAATTCTCCTGATAGAACAGTTCTGTTTAATGGAGATGTTATTAATGGAGTGAATGTGTATATAATTGGACATTCATTAGCTATAAGTGATAAGTATATCTTAACTGACATCATAATGAACGCAGACAGAGTTAACATATACTATTATAACGAGCAGGATAAACAAGATAAAATAACGAATCTGTATAGACTACTTGGGGATGAAGTGTTCTCTAATCATGTTAATCATTCTAAGGTGAAACCTTCTATTTCTTTTCTAAACCAAGCAGAGCTTATGATTTCCTATTAG
- a CDS encoding AAA family ATPase — translation MGKILGIAIKNYGSLKDIKMGKLFSDRNAAELGNMVAIIGPGGNGKSTIADAFGFISDCISSDVETACDVKNRGGFDQLISQGEADSIHFEIYYKENQNARPITYELTISKDKNNRPYVKEERLRQRRSGKSYGWPLSFLHLVDGKGYDVN, via the coding sequence ATGGGGAAAATATTGGGAATCGCAATAAAAAATTACGGCTCTTTGAAAGATATCAAGATGGGAAAACTATTCAGTGACCGCAATGCAGCGGAATTGGGCAATATGGTGGCCATCATTGGCCCCGGCGGGAATGGGAAAAGCACGATAGCTGATGCCTTTGGCTTTATTTCCGATTGCATATCTAGTGACGTGGAAACGGCATGCGATGTAAAAAACCGTGGTGGTTTTGATCAATTGATCTCGCAAGGGGAAGCAGATTCGATACACTTTGAGATATACTACAAAGAAAATCAAAATGCCCGGCCAATTACTTACGAATTAACAATCAGCAAGGATAAAAACAACAGACCATACGTGAAGGAGGAACGGCTGCGTCAAAGGAGATCCGGGAAAAGCTATGGCTGGCCACTATCCTTCCTGCATTTAGTAGATGGTAAAGGATATGATGTGAATTAG
- a CDS encoding restriction endonuclease subunit S — protein sequence MSALERTTRIDSEFYSKENLQISDRMKSYHTQPITEKFYVSDGNHMSVSDDFREEGIPYYRGQDIYNTFIESASPICISEKYYYQQNMERSHLQKNDILLSIVGAIIGNTSMVYTNRKATCSCKLAIIRPKDKACRSFFVNVFLKSKYGQNQIQKFRRGTAQTGFLLEDMEQLLVPVFGEVFTNHVQGVMDRLHELITKSQEVYQSAESLLLSTLNLDNYTFSTDNTSIKNFSQIDKSGRMDAEYYQPKYDEIEEKLSKFPQIKIKDLIKYPVCSGSTPKAGDSRYYTDGNSGIPFVRAVDIVNSRIDTKNFIYITPGIHNNLLKRTKLKKNDVLFSIAGTVGRCGIFDHDFEANINQAVAILRFSEEKIKRQYLVQYFNSSIGKLIIGKYSRQGLQTNLNLEEVSELSIPIIRYDIQDKIAKLISESFVLREQSELLLKAATRAVEIAIEQDESAAMVYLKEQTKGDA from the coding sequence TTGAGTGCATTGGAGCGCACAACAAGAATAGATTCAGAGTTTTATTCTAAAGAAAATCTGCAAATATCAGATAGAATGAAAAGCTATCATACACAACCGATAACAGAGAAATTCTATGTATCGGATGGAAATCATATGTCCGTATCTGATGACTTTAGAGAAGAAGGAATTCCATATTATCGTGGGCAGGACATCTATAATACCTTTATTGAAAGTGCTTCGCCTATCTGTATTAGTGAAAAGTATTATTATCAGCAGAACATGGAACGTTCGCATTTGCAAAAGAATGACATATTGTTATCTATAGTTGGGGCAATTATTGGGAATACTTCCATGGTATACACAAATAGAAAAGCCACTTGCAGTTGTAAGTTGGCAATAATACGTCCAAAAGATAAGGCTTGCCGGTCTTTTTTTGTCAACGTGTTCCTTAAATCGAAATATGGGCAAAATCAAATTCAAAAGTTTAGGCGTGGTACAGCACAAACAGGTTTTTTGCTCGAAGATATGGAACAACTACTCGTGCCTGTGTTCGGAGAAGTATTTACCAATCATGTTCAAGGTGTCATGGATAGGTTGCATGAACTGATTACTAAATCACAGGAAGTATATCAATCTGCTGAATCACTCCTTCTTTCTACACTCAATCTTGATAATTATACATTTTCAACGGATAATACCAGTATCAAAAATTTCTCACAAATTGACAAGAGTGGGCGTATGGATGCAGAGTATTATCAACCAAAGTATGATGAGATTGAAGAAAAACTTTCCAAATTTCCACAAATAAAGATAAAAGACTTGATTAAATATCCTGTTTGTAGTGGGTCAACACCCAAGGCGGGAGATTCAAGGTATTATACAGATGGAAATAGTGGAATACCCTTCGTTCGGGCAGTTGATATTGTAAATAGTCGTATTGATACGAAGAATTTTATATATATCACGCCAGGTATACATAATAATCTTCTAAAGCGAACGAAACTAAAGAAAAATGATGTGCTATTTTCTATTGCAGGGACTGTTGGAAGATGTGGCATCTTTGATCATGATTTTGAAGCAAATATAAATCAAGCGGTTGCTATTTTAAGGTTCTCTGAAGAGAAAATAAAGCGACAATATCTTGTTCAATATTTCAATTCATCTATCGGTAAATTGATAATTGGTAAATATTCGCGACAAGGTTTGCAAACAAATTTGAACCTGGAGGAAGTGTCTGAACTCTCTATCCCTATTATAAGATATGATATACAGGATAAGATTGCTAAACTTATTAGTGAATCTTTTGTTCTGAGAGAGCAGAGCGAATTACTGCTTAAAGCTGCAACAAGAGCTGTGGAAATAGCCATTGAGCAAGATGAATCAGCTGCTATGGTGTATTTGAAGGAACAGACGAAAGGAGATGCATAA
- the dhaL gene encoding dihydroxyacetone kinase subunit DhaL: MTGKEYMIAALEEVSRVIMEHETVLNRLDNAIGDGDHGTNMARASRMMLKLLPELGETRDDMGAILHQVGMSCISEIGGSAGPLFGTFYLRAGMANRGKTSMEPADWVASFEAGAVGVSQLGMSAEGDKTMLDALFPAGRAMQEALEAGKSFQEILAAGAEAAKDGVEYTKTIQASRGRAAYIGERSIGHQDPGATTIMLMLQAMHKVAEEMKAE, from the coding sequence ATGACAGGGAAAGAATATATGATTGCGGCCCTGGAAGAGGTCAGCAGAGTCATCATGGAGCATGAAACAGTGCTGAACCGCCTTGACAATGCCATAGGCGACGGAGATCACGGCACCAATATGGCCAGGGCTTCACGCATGATGCTGAAGCTTCTGCCGGAACTGGGAGAGACCAGGGATGACATGGGTGCCATCCTCCATCAGGTGGGGATGAGCTGCATCAGCGAGATTGGCGGCTCGGCCGGACCGCTTTTTGGTACCTTTTATCTGAGGGCGGGCATGGCGAACCGCGGCAAGACTTCCATGGAGCCAGCGGACTGGGTGGCCAGTTTTGAGGCCGGGGCTGTGGGAGTTTCCCAACTGGGCATGAGCGCAGAGGGTGACAAGACCATGTTGGATGCGCTTTTCCCTGCGGGCAGGGCTATGCAGGAGGCGCTGGAGGCGGGGAAATCCTTCCAGGAAATCCTGGCAGCAGGAGCCGAGGCGGCGAAGGATGGGGTGGAGTATACCAAGACCATCCAGGCCAGCAGGGGCAGGGCTGCTTATATAGGCGAGCGCAGCATTGGCCATCAGGACCCGGGGGCTACGACCATCATGCTCATGCTTCAGGCCATGCATAAGGTGGCTGAGGAAATGAAGGCTGAATGA